The proteins below come from a single Chiloscyllium punctatum isolate Juve2018m chromosome 18, sChiPun1.3, whole genome shotgun sequence genomic window:
- the LOC140489011 gene encoding ferritin heavy chain, oocyte isoform-like yields the protein MASQVCQNYHKDCEDAVNKQINLELYSSYVYLSMSSYFDQDDVALRHFAEFFKEQSHEEREHAEKLMEFQNKRGGRVLLQDVKPEQDEWGNGLEAMQRALQMEKDVNQSLLDLHKLSSGHMDPHLCDFLERHYLDEQVKMIKKLGDHITNLKRLGAPENGLGEYLFDRLTLS from the exons ATGGCCTCCCAAGTGTGTCAGAACTACCACAAGGACTGTGAGGATGCTGTTAACAAGCAGATCAACCTGGAGCTCTATTCCTCCTATGTTTACCTCTCCATG TCCTCTTACTTTGACCAGGATGATGTTGCCCTGCGTCACTTTGCTGAGTTCTTCAAGGAGCAGTCCCATGAGGAACGGGAACACGCTGAGAAACTGATGGAATTCCAGAATAAACGTGGAGGCCgagtcctcctgcaggatgtcaaG CCAGAGCAGGATGAGTGGGGCAATGGTCTGGAGGCAATGCAGAGAGCTCTGCAGATGGAGAAGGATGTGAACCAGAGTCTGCTGGATCTGCACAAACTCTCCTCTGGCCACATGGACCCTCAT CTGTGTGACTTCCTGGAGAGGCACTACTTGGATGAGCAAGTGAAGATGATCAAGAAGCTGGGAGatcacatcaccaacctgaagagactgggagcccctgagaatggcctgggagagtacctgtttgacaggctcACCCTGAGCTGA